In a single window of the Montipora capricornis isolate CH-2021 chromosome 11, ASM3666992v2, whole genome shotgun sequence genome:
- the LOC138024600 gene encoding uncharacterized protein — protein MATKENYKKNSIGRLRRVWLPYLDRTKSRRAYHQVCGQRGRNVTVALAISPTSGLVFHSAILGGMNGRRFDDFLAQTRLNLNPDEHMIFIYDGAPAHRNPAIPGPNSELRKLPPYSPFLTIVEQAAALKAAIKVDISHPEIQVQMNDRAEARCQGLALGNYRTQLLLQTLQRNIGTITVAKCGQWFRFMQTYLPRCINNKAIEG, from the coding sequence ACGAGTGTGGCTACCATATTTGGACCGCACGAAGTCAAGGAGGGCCTATCATCAAGTATGTGGTCAGCGAGGAAGAAATGTGACCGTGGCATTGGCAATTTCACCCACTAGTGGTCTGGTGTTTCACTCAGCAATACTCGGAGGCATGAATGGACGAAGATTTGATGATTTTCTCGCGCAGACAAGGCTAAATCTCAATCCCGATGAACACATGATTTTTATTTATGATGGTGCACCAGCCCACAGGAATCCTGCCATTCCCGGACCTAATTCAGAATTAAGAAAATTGCCACCTTACAGTCCCTTTCTCACTATTGTTGAACAAGCTGCGGCCTTGAAAGCTGCAATAAAGGTGGATATAAGTCATCCTGAAATTCAAGTACAGATGAACGACCGCGCTGAAGCCAGATGTCAAGGACTTGCCTTGGGAAATTACCGCACGCAGTTGTTACTTCAAACACTACAGAGGAATATTGGTACCATCACTGTCGCCAAATGTGGACAGTGGTTCAGGTTTATGCAGACATACTTACCAAGGTGCATCAATAACAAAGCAATCGAAGGATAA